A window of Cohnella herbarum contains these coding sequences:
- the clpP gene encoding ATP-dependent Clp endopeptidase proteolytic subunit ClpP, whose translation MKRVKGYARTTNLFRIFVIYIIARWPYLSKSSVRLPGASESTSKESEECSMSNYVPYVVEQTNRGERSYDIYSRLLKDRIIFLGAAIDDQVANSIIAQLLFLTAEDPEKEISLYINSPGGSTSAGFAIYDTMQFIKPPVHTICMGMAASFGSILLLAGAKGKRFSLPNSEIMIHQPHGGAQGQASDIAISAKRILQIRDKTNRITAERTGQPLERVEKDMDRDYFMTAQEALEYGIIDQVISSPEQALNA comes from the coding sequence ATGAAACGGGTAAAAGGATACGCGAGAACGACAAATCTTTTTCGGATTTTCGTTATCTATATTATAGCGCGTTGGCCGTATCTTTCGAAGTCCTCCGTTCGTTTACCGGGAGCAAGCGAATCAACATCAAAGGAATCGGAGGAATGCAGCATGTCGAATTACGTCCCGTACGTCGTGGAGCAAACAAATCGCGGAGAGAGATCCTACGATATTTATTCTCGGTTGCTGAAAGATCGCATCATATTTCTGGGGGCAGCGATCGACGATCAAGTCGCGAACAGCATCATCGCCCAACTGCTGTTCTTGACCGCGGAGGATCCGGAGAAGGAGATCAGTCTCTATATCAACTCTCCGGGGGGGTCGACCTCGGCCGGATTCGCCATCTACGATACGATGCAATTTATTAAGCCTCCGGTGCACACGATTTGCATGGGAATGGCTGCATCGTTCGGATCGATTCTGCTGTTGGCCGGAGCCAAAGGGAAAAGGTTCTCGTTGCCCAACAGCGAGATCATGATCCATCAGCCTCACGGAGGAGCGCAAGGGCAAGCAAGCGACATCGCGATCAGCGCTAAGCGTATTCTGCAAATTCGGGATAAGACGAATCGGATTACCGCCGAGAGAACCGGGCAACCGCTCGAGAGGGTGGAGAAAGACATGGACCGCGATTATTTCATGACCGCGCAGGAAGCGCTGGAATACGGAATCATCGATCAAGTCATCTCGTCGCCGGAGCAAGCTTTGAACGCCTAA
- a CDS encoding TlpA family protein disulfide reductase has translation MKRWRAWIILGTVTLLTGFVLFRQLEGSGTISSASYKSSALTDDRQTPEKPQIGYTAPTFSLTGMDGKIYDLKKLRGKPVVLNFWASWCGPCRDEAPSFVKLNKQFGDRLQIIAVNLTATDSVQSAREFAKNNGFTFPVVFDTDGKVGASYEIRPIPATYFVDRNGIIKDGVLGSLSWDDLETRSLALLRSSEPER, from the coding sequence ATGAAAAGATGGCGCGCTTGGATCATTCTCGGTACGGTCACCTTATTGACGGGTTTCGTTCTGTTCCGGCAACTAGAAGGCAGCGGCACGATTTCATCCGCTTCCTATAAATCATCCGCGTTAACGGACGATCGGCAAACCCCCGAAAAACCGCAAATCGGTTACACGGCCCCCACCTTCTCCTTAACAGGCATGGACGGTAAAATCTACGATTTGAAGAAGCTCAGAGGCAAACCCGTCGTCCTTAACTTCTGGGCTTCCTGGTGCGGTCCATGCCGGGACGAAGCTCCGTCCTTCGTGAAGCTGAACAAGCAATTCGGAGATCGCTTGCAGATTATCGCCGTTAATCTGACCGCCACCGATAGCGTTCAATCGGCTCGCGAATTCGCTAAGAATAACGGGTTTACGTTCCCCGTCGTCTTCGATACCGATGGCAAAGTCGGGGCAAGCTACGAGATCCGTCCCATCCCGGCAACGTATTTCGTCGACCGCAACGGAATCATCAAGGACGGCGTGCTCGGATCGCTATCCTGGGACGACTTGGAAACCCGCTCCTTAGCGCTACTTAGATCGTCCGAACCGGAACGGTAA
- a CDS encoding DMT family transporter produces MKAYLFLTVAIVSEIIGTSMLKASDGFTKLYPSIGTVVCFVLAFYSLSLSLQHIPLGVAYAIWSGVGTALTAVIGIVIWKETASLTTAVGIVLIIAGVIVLNLKGAGAH; encoded by the coding sequence GTGAAAGCCTATTTATTCTTGACCGTAGCTATCGTCAGCGAGATTATCGGTACTTCCATGCTTAAAGCTTCTGACGGATTTACGAAGCTGTACCCAAGTATCGGAACGGTCGTCTGCTTCGTGCTGGCTTTCTATTCGTTATCGCTTAGCCTCCAACATATTCCGCTCGGCGTTGCTTACGCCATCTGGTCCGGAGTAGGAACGGCTTTGACCGCCGTCATCGGAATCGTGATATGGAAAGAAACGGCAAGTCTGACGACTGCCGTCGGGATCGTGCTCATCATTGCGGGCGTTATCGTTCTTAACCTCAAGGGTGCCGGAGCGCATTGA
- a CDS encoding TetR/AcrR family transcriptional regulator, producing MKNRILQEATKEILHRGLKFSVRDLASRLGISTKTLYQHFPSKERIIASIVEQAVNQMKDREKELMNDSSLPLKQKLYEALVIIPQGFVFSDIRVMKELQMAYPDQWAIMNDYLTKGWDNIRLLILEGTEKGDIRDFDVETFIRVYIGAMYQLMDHSVASPSGLRMEDSLSLVVDLLLRGIYADPSVKEGSR from the coding sequence ATGAAGAACAGAATCCTGCAAGAGGCCACGAAGGAGATCTTGCACAGAGGCTTGAAATTTTCCGTCAGGGATCTCGCTTCACGTCTTGGAATAAGCACGAAAACGTTGTATCAGCACTTCCCTTCGAAGGAACGGATTATCGCCTCCATCGTCGAGCAAGCGGTCAACCAAATGAAAGATCGCGAGAAAGAACTCATGAACGATTCGTCTCTCCCCCTCAAACAAAAACTTTACGAAGCGCTGGTTATCATTCCGCAAGGCTTCGTCTTTAGCGATATTCGCGTCATGAAGGAGCTTCAGATGGCTTACCCCGATCAATGGGCAATCATGAACGATTACTTAACCAAGGGCTGGGATAACATTCGGTTGTTAATCCTGGAAGGCACGGAGAAAGGCGATATCCGCGACTTCGATGTCGAGACGTTCATTCGGGTGTATATCGGAGCCATGTACCAACTGATGGATCATAGCGTTGCCAGCCCCAGTGGACTTAGGATGGAAGACTCGCTTTCCCTCGTGGTCGACTTACTGTTGCGAGGCATTTATGCGGATCCTTCGGTTAAGGAGGGGTCCCGGTGA
- a CDS encoding DoxX family protein has protein sequence MTILSVILQCLLIFAFSFSGASKIAGASMQVQVFNHLKIPQWFRIVTGFVQLAGVVGLVAGFWDTGMLSLAALWIACTMLGAVLFHMRAGDSFKQFGAPLLLTLLSLTLALLHI, from the coding sequence ATGACCATACTCTCAGTCATTTTACAATGTCTTTTAATCTTTGCTTTTTCATTCAGCGGCGCAAGTAAAATTGCCGGCGCATCGATGCAAGTACAAGTATTTAACCACTTAAAAATTCCGCAGTGGTTCCGAATAGTTACGGGATTCGTGCAATTGGCGGGAGTCGTAGGATTGGTTGCGGGCTTCTGGGATACGGGGATGCTTTCTTTGGCCGCATTGTGGATCGCATGTACGATGCTTGGAGCCGTCCTGTTCCATATGCGGGCGGGGGATTCGTTTAAGCAGTTCGGTGCTCCCTTACTATTAACGCTCTTATCGCTAACGTTAGCTTTACTGCATATTTGA
- a CDS encoding MarR family winged helix-turn-helix transcriptional regulator yields the protein MSNPDNVPLPIDLIHILVRATHSIQRDFKTQISSLDLPFQLSGPRLRMLSTVAEEGEIRMNELAVKLGIKARTVTDFVDALENDKLLVRIPDPKDRRATLIQLTELAQVHLNEALEKQAIIAEQLIHNLGSEQRKELHALLMLLMKEKDYSSDCIEDLNS from the coding sequence ATGTCCAACCCTGACAATGTACCTTTACCGATCGATCTCATTCATATTTTGGTTAGGGCGACCCACTCTATCCAAAGGGATTTTAAGACGCAGATCTCGTCCCTTGACCTGCCATTCCAACTATCCGGCCCTCGCTTACGCATGTTATCTACGGTTGCCGAAGAGGGAGAAATCCGCATGAACGAATTGGCCGTCAAGTTGGGAATTAAGGCTCGAACCGTAACCGACTTTGTCGACGCGCTCGAGAACGACAAGCTTCTCGTCAGAATCCCGGATCCCAAGGACCGCAGGGCTACGCTCATTCAGCTCACGGAACTGGCGCAAGTCCATTTGAACGAAGCGCTGGAGAAACAAGCGATTATTGCCGAGCAATTAATCCATAATCTCGGGTCGGAGCAACGAAAGGAACTTCACGCGCTACTGATGCTGTTAATGAAAGAAAAGGATTATTCTTCCGACTGTATCGAAGATCTGAATTCATAA